The following coding sequences lie in one Dehalococcoidales bacterium genomic window:
- a CDS encoding acyl carrier protein, with protein sequence MANIEERVKGFFARFLDLSPAEITPQVNLRDDLKMDSTEMVELVVALEKEFNIHLKDGEITNRNCVGDLFKTVGEKLG encoded by the coding sequence ATGGCGAATATCGAAGAAAGGGTGAAGGGTTTTTTCGCCAGGTTCCTTGACCTGAGTCCTGCCGAGATTACTCCGCAGGTTAACCTGAGGGATGATCTTAAGATGGACTCAACGGAGATGGTGGAGCTGGTGGTGGCTTTAGAAAAAGAGTTCAATATCCATCTTAAGGATGGTGAGATTACCAACAGGAATTGCGTCGGCGACCTGTTCAAGACCGTTGGAGAGAAGCTGGGATAA
- a CDS encoding cyclase family protein, with product MRVIDLSLPIDDGVFEPHPVKIKRWGHRDGGDRFGRIWAKSHGIRGILGYITGRERITRNSFRDGAFLSLEWVRAAVHSGTHLDAPYHFGPISEGKEAKKIEDIPVEWCYGNGVVLDCSQKEPGGLIVREDLERALDSIRYEIKPMDIVLIRTGGDKLWGTREYYSHFVGVSREALAYILDFKVKVVGIDTFSFDRPLNRMVADFLKTKDNSYLWPAHFYGREKEYCHIERLANLDKIPSYGFRLACFPIKIKGVGAAAVRAVAIIE from the coding sequence ATGAGAGTTATTGACCTGAGTCTCCCCATCGATGACGGTGTTTTTGAGCCCCACCCGGTAAAGATAAAGAGGTGGGGACACAGGGATGGCGGAGACCGTTTCGGCCGGATTTGGGCGAAGTCTCACGGGATAAGAGGAATTCTGGGCTATATTACGGGACGGGAGCGGATTACGCGTAATTCCTTCAGGGACGGCGCCTTCCTGTCCCTGGAGTGGGTCAGGGCGGCGGTCCATAGCGGCACTCACCTTGATGCGCCCTATCATTTCGGGCCTATTTCGGAAGGAAAAGAGGCCAAGAAGATAGAGGACATACCCGTTGAGTGGTGCTATGGGAACGGCGTCGTCCTGGACTGTTCTCAAAAAGAGCCGGGAGGGCTTATTGTCAGGGAGGATTTAGAGCGAGCACTCGACAGCATTCGGTATGAGATAAAGCCCATGGATATCGTCCTTATCCGTACCGGCGGTGATAAGTTATGGGGAACTCGGGAATACTACTCCCATTTTGTCGGGGTGAGCCGGGAGGCGCTTGCCTATATTCTGGACTTCAAGGTAAAGGTGGTCGGGATTGATACCTTTAGCTTTGACCGTCCGCTCAACAGGATGGTGGCCGATTTTCTAAAGACGAAGGACAATTCTTACCTCTGGCCGGCCCACTTCTACGGCAGGGAAAAGGAGTACTGTCATATTGAGAGGCTGGCCAACCTGGATAAGATTCCCTCGTATGGTTTCCGGCTGGCCTGTTTCCCGATAAAGATAAAAGGGGTGGGTGCCGCTGCGGTAAGAGCGGTCGCCATTATTGAATAA
- a CDS encoding SRPBCC family protein, producing the protein MGHTVNSILIEAPYERVFDISNDIGRWTELFGGEYKEAKVLKREGNKITFQLADNEGNSWQSFRLLFKDYYFTYAQKMEPAFPFKYMKIIWLYTPTPAGVKLTWVQDFTMADGAKFNDEQVEGFINKHSRDNLQIFKSVIEKESGG; encoded by the coding sequence ATGGGACATACGGTAAACTCTATTCTGATTGAGGCGCCTTACGAGCGGGTCTTCGATATCTCTAACGATATCGGGCGGTGGACGGAGCTGTTCGGCGGTGAGTACAAAGAGGCCAAGGTGCTGAAACGGGAGGGGAACAAAATCACCTTCCAGTTGGCCGATAATGAAGGTAATTCCTGGCAGTCCTTTCGTCTCCTCTTTAAGGATTATTACTTTACCTATGCCCAGAAGATGGAGCCGGCATTCCCTTTCAAGTATATGAAGATTATCTGGCTCTATACTCCTACCCCGGCAGGGGTAAAGCTGACCTGGGTGCAGGATTTCACCATGGCGGACGGAGCCAAGTTTAACGACGAACAGGTTGAAGGCTTCATCAACAAGCATTCCCGGGATAACCTGCAGATATTTAAGAGTGTGATAGAGAAAGAATCAGGGGGGTAA
- a CDS encoding SDR family NAD(P)-dependent oxidoreductase, translated as MSELKGKTAIVTGASRGIGGALGVALAKEGMDLVLAARGRSVLEETAAGLSRKYKVRVVPVACDVTRQDDLENLAATAIREFKKIDALINSAGVSSQYPFQEQPLEDIARLMYTNYFGAVMLTRLMINHFIENKNGAVINITSGSTLVDPPPRNFIVYSSLKRALNAFSKGLFWELRDQGIKVTSIMPGVTDTALTGGLAEISVDRSRLMQTGVIEDAVKFALSVPANVCPLEISVINQRTPWTSPVIPYRQDHPKE; from the coding sequence ATGAGCGAGCTGAAGGGTAAGACGGCTATCGTTACCGGGGCGAGCCGGGGCATCGGCGGAGCGCTGGGGGTGGCGTTGGCAAAAGAGGGGATGGACCTGGTGCTTGCCGCACGCGGCCGGTCAGTGCTCGAAGAGACCGCCGCAGGGCTGTCCCGTAAATATAAAGTGCGGGTAGTTCCGGTAGCCTGTGATGTTACCCGGCAGGACGACCTGGAGAATCTGGCCGCTACCGCTATCAGGGAGTTCAAGAAGATAGATGCCTTGATCAACAGCGCCGGGGTAAGCAGCCAGTACCCCTTTCAGGAGCAGCCGCTCGAAGACATCGCCAGGCTGATGTATACCAATTACTTCGGGGCGGTGATGCTGACCCGCCTCATGATCAACCACTTTATCGAAAACAAGAACGGCGCCGTTATCAATATTACCTCCGGCTCAACCCTGGTAGACCCGCCGCCGAGAAACTTTATCGTTTATTCCTCTCTGAAGCGGGCGCTGAATGCTTTTAGCAAGGGGCTTTTCTGGGAGTTGAGGGACCAGGGTATCAAGGTAACCTCGATTATGCCCGGGGTGACCGATACCGCCCTGACCGGAGGGCTTGCCGAGATTTCAGTGGACCGTTCGCGTCTGATGCAGACCGGGGTGATAGAGGATGCCGTCAAGTTTGCTCTCTCCGTACCGGCCAATGTCTGTCCTCTGGAGATTTCGGTTATCAACCAGCGCACCCCCTGGACGAGTCCGGTAATTCCATACCGACAGGATCATCCCAAAGAATGA
- a CDS encoding amidohydrolase family protein, giving the protein MMFDAHIHWLPGEIIENAHFYSAAWGSIEGQLEVMDKFHIDKTLIVYPTNDAYRKMGGLGEVARLYNDRIAGVVGRYPERFAGAAILPVDEPEEMAREFERVTKSLGFRALSLATSFDGIYLDDQRFCRLYEEAESLNIPIFVHPQTINPIGYERIKDPLLTPAIEFVFDTTICIGKLIMAGTLKRFPDLKFIFAHFGGVAPFIKERFDSIYRMLRGRDIVKDLFALPSEYLRRIYVDTSGVTSSHALMCTLEMVGAEHILWGSDYPGNPDIPASISAIEKLDIPAREKAKIMGANMERVLAGAIT; this is encoded by the coding sequence ATGATGTTTGATGCGCATATTCACTGGCTGCCCGGGGAGATTATCGAAAATGCCCACTTTTACTCTGCCGCCTGGGGTAGTATAGAGGGTCAGCTTGAGGTCATGGACAAATTCCACATCGATAAGACCCTCATCGTCTATCCGACCAACGATGCCTACCGGAAGATGGGGGGACTGGGAGAGGTCGCCCGGCTCTACAATGACCGCATAGCCGGGGTGGTGGGAAGATACCCGGAGCGGTTCGCCGGAGCGGCCATCCTGCCGGTCGATGAGCCGGAAGAGATGGCCAGAGAGTTCGAGCGGGTAACCAAGAGCCTGGGGTTCAGGGCCCTTTCCCTGGCGACCAGCTTTGACGGCATATACCTGGATGATCAGCGGTTTTGCCGACTCTATGAGGAGGCGGAGTCGCTTAATATCCCCATCTTTGTGCATCCCCAGACGATAAATCCGATAGGCTACGAGCGGATAAAGGATCCCCTGCTTACTCCTGCCATCGAGTTCGTCTTCGATACTACCATCTGCATCGGCAAGCTGATTATGGCGGGTACGCTCAAGCGGTTCCCCGACCTCAAATTTATCTTTGCTCATTTCGGGGGAGTCGCCCCCTTCATCAAGGAAAGGTTCGACAGCATATACCGGATGCTCAGAGGCAGAGATATCGTTAAGGACCTCTTTGCCCTGCCCAGCGAGTATCTGAGGCGGATATATGTGGATACCAGCGGCGTTACCTCCAGCCATGCTCTCATGTGTACCCTGGAGATGGTGGGTGCGGAGCATATTCTGTGGGGCAGCGACTACCCGGGTAACCCCGACATACCGGCCTCGATCAGCGCCATCGAGAAACTCGATATTCCTGCCCGGGAAAAGGCGAAGATAATGGGGGCAAACATGGAGCGGGTGCTGGCCGGGGCAATCACCTGA
- the mtnP gene encoding S-methyl-5'-thioadenosine phosphorylase, which translates to MPEAKIGVIGGSGLYHIKGLSDITEVDIETPFGRPSDTITTGHLEGAAVAFLPRHGKGHHLSPGEIPYRANIYALKSLGVEWIVSVNAAGSLKEEFKPGELVIPDQLINRTRNRASSFFSGGIVAHIIFAEPFCPVLSHLLYRTAQEAGAAVHRGGTYLAMEGPAFSTRAESNLYRSWGGDIIGMTASPEAKLAREAEICYAAIVSITDYDCWQKHDEPTPIDVIIETLKQNNDRIREIIRVTAARIPHERRCDCATALETAIVTDPASIPPEQKEKLKLLVDKYLSKGS; encoded by the coding sequence ATGCCGGAGGCGAAAATCGGAGTAATCGGGGGCAGCGGGCTCTATCATATCAAAGGGCTGTCCGATATCACAGAGGTTGATATTGAGACACCATTCGGCAGGCCGAGTGACACCATCACCACCGGGCATCTGGAAGGGGCTGCGGTTGCCTTCCTGCCCCGCCACGGCAAGGGGCACCACCTCTCCCCCGGCGAGATACCCTACCGGGCCAATATCTACGCCCTGAAATCGCTGGGAGTGGAGTGGATAGTCTCGGTGAATGCTGCCGGCAGCCTCAAGGAGGAGTTCAAACCCGGCGAGCTGGTCATCCCCGACCAGCTTATCAACCGCACCCGCAACCGGGCAAGCTCCTTCTTCAGTGGCGGCATCGTCGCCCACATCATCTTCGCCGAGCCCTTCTGCCCGGTACTGAGCCATCTTCTTTACCGGACAGCACAGGAGGCCGGGGCTGCCGTCCACCGGGGCGGGACCTACCTGGCGATGGAGGGCCCGGCCTTCTCCACCAGAGCTGAGTCAAACCTCTACCGCTCCTGGGGAGGCGATATCATCGGCATGACCGCCTCACCCGAAGCCAAGCTGGCCCGAGAAGCCGAAATATGCTACGCCGCTATCGTCAGCATCACCGACTACGACTGCTGGCAGAAACACGACGAGCCGACCCCGATCGATGTCATCATAGAGACACTGAAGCAGAACAACGACAGGATCAGGGAAATCATCAGAGTAACCGCCGCCAGGATACCGCACGAACGCCGCTGCGACTGCGCCACCGCCCTGGAGACAGCGATTGTCACCGATCCCGCCTCGATACCGCCCGAACAGAAGGAAAAACTTAAGCTGCTGGTAGATAAATACCTGAGTAAGGGCAGCTAG
- the mtnA gene encoding S-methyl-5-thioribose-1-phosphate isomerase yields MAGTAVRKLASAKEVHEKVRMKETGYQPIEWLGKKIKLLDQTRLPREEVYLELGDYQEVAAAIKEMRIRGAPAIGVAGAYGIALGALQIEDTSRDNFLLELKDITQTLAATRPTARNLFMAIERMQRAAEAGGDTAQMKKALVNEAVRIHWGEIEATEKLARFGAGLIKDGATILTHCNTGPLATTGYGTALGIIRKAKEQGKKIEVLADETRPLLQGARLTAWELKQAGISFTLITDSMAGYFLNRGKIDCVIIGADRITANGDTANKIGSYSLAVLAMENGVPFYVAAPVSTIDLSLACGNEIPIEERDPDEVTHLQGVSTAPEGTVAANPAFDVTPHYYITAIITEKGVIKEPYIERLRGIV; encoded by the coding sequence TTGGCAGGAACGGCAGTAAGAAAACTTGCTTCGGCAAAGGAAGTTCACGAGAAGGTCAGAATGAAAGAAACAGGCTACCAGCCTATAGAATGGCTGGGGAAAAAAATAAAACTCCTTGACCAGACCAGGCTCCCCCGGGAAGAGGTATACCTGGAGCTTGGTGATTATCAAGAGGTCGCCGCAGCGATTAAGGAAATGAGAATCAGGGGGGCGCCGGCAATCGGAGTGGCCGGAGCCTACGGAATAGCCCTGGGCGCTCTGCAGATAGAGGACACGTCCAGAGACAATTTCCTGCTCGAGCTCAAGGACATTACCCAAACCCTGGCCGCCACCAGACCCACGGCAAGAAACCTATTTATGGCTATCGAACGTATGCAACGGGCAGCCGAAGCCGGCGGGGATACGGCACAGATGAAAAAGGCTCTGGTTAACGAAGCAGTCAGAATACACTGGGGAGAGATTGAGGCCACCGAAAAACTGGCCCGCTTCGGCGCCGGATTAATCAAGGACGGCGCTACCATCCTGACCCACTGTAATACCGGCCCCCTGGCAACCACCGGCTATGGCACCGCCCTCGGCATAATCAGAAAGGCGAAAGAGCAGGGCAAGAAGATCGAGGTACTCGCCGACGAGACCCGTCCCCTGCTGCAGGGGGCACGCCTCACCGCCTGGGAGTTGAAGCAGGCCGGCATCTCCTTCACCCTGATCACCGACTCTATGGCAGGGTACTTTCTCAACCGGGGGAAGATCGACTGCGTCATCATCGGCGCCGACCGCATTACCGCCAACGGGGATACCGCCAACAAGATCGGCAGCTACAGCCTGGCCGTGCTTGCGATGGAAAACGGAGTCCCGTTCTACGTCGCCGCACCGGTAAGCACCATCGACCTTTCCCTGGCCTGCGGTAACGAAATCCCCATCGAGGAGAGAGACCCCGACGAGGTAACCCACCTCCAGGGAGTAAGCACCGCTCCGGAGGGCACCGTGGCGGCCAACCCCGCCTTCGACGTCACCCCCCACTACTACATCACGGCCATCATCACGGAAAAGGGCGTCATCAAAGAGCCCTATATCGAGAGGCTGAGGGGAATAGTTTGA
- a CDS encoding GNAT family N-acetyltransferase, whose translation MTNSKKVRIRKRKLADALDNYIWQTDPDLARLNAIPVQEVQETTFDRYLAGYWNEIRHPSPDKHVFAIETLAGSHIGTCSCYNIDETSGEGELGIMIGNRSCRDKGYGADTVTTLLNHIYRATKLNRIYLKTLYSNHQAQRCFEKCGFTPCGHLSRDGCRFILMEISRQRWQERQ comes from the coding sequence ATGACCAACAGTAAAAAGGTCAGGATTCGTAAGAGAAAACTGGCTGACGCCTTGGATAACTATATCTGGCAGACCGACCCCGATCTGGCACGGCTCAATGCAATCCCGGTGCAAGAGGTGCAAGAAACGACCTTCGACCGATATCTGGCAGGCTACTGGAATGAGATACGCCATCCATCCCCGGATAAACACGTGTTTGCCATCGAAACGCTGGCCGGTAGTCACATCGGCACCTGCTCCTGTTATAACATCGACGAAACCAGTGGCGAAGGAGAACTGGGGATTATGATTGGCAACCGCAGCTGCCGGGACAAGGGCTACGGTGCCGATACCGTTACCACGCTGCTTAACCACATCTACCGGGCCACCAAACTAAACCGCATCTACCTGAAGACCCTCTACTCAAACCACCAGGCACAGCGCTGCTTTGAGAAATGCGGGTTCACCCCCTGCGGACACCTCTCCAGAGACGGCTGCCGCTTTATCCTCATGGAGATATCCCGCCAGCGTTGGCAGGAACGGCAGTAA
- a CDS encoding HEAT repeat domain-containing protein, which yields MLSPIEEIITQLADSSKPLLNSSLADLSNITTEKLNFLKEVWPAIESQRRRQIVSRLVELAEDNFELDFDSIFKNCLSDQDAEVRSKAIEGLWENEEPSLIHTLIAIMEQDNSKLVQAAAATGLGKFTTLAEQQKLRPAYTSKIYRALLAVIDDRNKPVEVRRRALEAIAPLDSPEVEKAIGEAYRSSNRTLRISAIYAMGRNGNPSWLSIILDEAGSPDAEIRYEVARACGELGEEEAVPYLINLAADPDIEIQLAAIEALGQTGGTEAKNFLEQCLDASNEVVQQAAEQALNELQAEGEDSPPF from the coding sequence ATGCTATCACCTATTGAGGAAATAATTACCCAACTGGCTGACAGCAGCAAACCGCTGCTTAACTCAAGCCTGGCCGACCTATCCAACATAACCACGGAAAAGCTAAATTTCCTGAAAGAGGTATGGCCAGCGATTGAGTCGCAACGGCGGCGGCAGATTGTATCCCGGCTGGTTGAGCTTGCCGAGGATAACTTTGAGCTTGATTTTGACAGTATCTTCAAGAACTGCCTGAGCGATCAGGACGCCGAGGTGCGGAGCAAGGCAATCGAAGGCCTCTGGGAAAACGAGGAGCCCTCGCTGATACACACCCTGATTGCTATAATGGAGCAGGACAATTCAAAGCTGGTCCAGGCAGCGGCAGCAACAGGACTGGGTAAATTTACCACACTGGCCGAACAGCAAAAGCTGCGCCCTGCTTACACATCGAAGATATACCGTGCTTTACTCGCCGTGATAGACGATAGAAACAAACCGGTAGAAGTAAGACGCCGGGCCCTGGAAGCGATCGCCCCACTGGACTCACCTGAAGTAGAGAAAGCCATCGGGGAAGCCTACCGGAGCAGCAACCGCACCCTCAGAATCAGCGCGATATATGCGATGGGGAGGAACGGCAACCCTTCCTGGCTGTCCATAATACTGGACGAGGCGGGTAGTCCCGACGCCGAGATACGCTACGAGGTGGCCCGGGCCTGCGGCGAGCTGGGTGAGGAGGAGGCAGTTCCCTATTTGATCAACCTTGCCGCCGATCCCGACATTGAAATCCAGCTGGCCGCTATCGAGGCCCTGGGGCAGACAGGCGGTACCGAGGCAAAGAACTTCCTGGAACAATGCCTGGATGCCTCCAACGAGGTAGTCCAGCAAGCGGCGGAGCAGGCCCTGAACGAGCTGCAGGCAGAAGGAGAGGACTCACCCCCGTTCTGA
- a CDS encoding PAC2 family protein — MKSERHDGMKKLVKIYARPKLSSPVMLAAWPGIGNVATIAATYLAKKLPFKRLGEIESSYFFDPIGIVVRDHVVEAPQFPQNRFYYWKNKEGMSDLILFIGEDQPASKGYELANCVLDVGIRFLAQRVYTLAAALTRIHHTEQPKVWGVGTNQKLTEDLKKYDLVQKGNLQIAGLNGLMLGVAKERDIDGICLLGEVPMYATRIQNPMAALVILKVLVRILNIEIDLTELTQLAIETREGMKQAAAEAMGEYIDHFTEPIWESGEEEEEEEEE; from the coding sequence ATGAAAAGCGAGAGGCATGATGGAATGAAAAAGCTGGTCAAGATTTATGCCCGTCCCAAACTGAGCTCGCCGGTGATGCTGGCTGCCTGGCCCGGTATCGGCAACGTAGCCACTATCGCAGCGACCTATTTAGCTAAGAAGCTCCCCTTCAAGAGACTTGGTGAGATTGAGTCTTCCTACTTCTTCGATCCCATCGGAATAGTGGTCCGGGACCACGTCGTTGAGGCACCGCAGTTCCCTCAGAACAGGTTCTACTATTGGAAGAACAAGGAGGGAATGAGCGACCTGATACTATTCATCGGCGAAGACCAGCCCGCCTCTAAAGGATATGAGCTGGCTAACTGTGTCCTTGATGTCGGGATAAGATTTCTGGCCCAGCGAGTCTATACCCTCGCCGCAGCATTGACGCGTATTCATCATACCGAGCAGCCCAAGGTCTGGGGAGTAGGTACCAACCAGAAGTTGACCGAAGACCTGAAGAAATATGACCTGGTGCAAAAGGGCAACCTGCAAATTGCCGGACTCAACGGTCTGATGCTGGGAGTAGCGAAGGAGAGAGACATTGACGGGATATGCCTGCTGGGTGAGGTCCCGATGTATGCTACCAGAATACAAAATCCGATGGCCGCCCTGGTGATACTCAAAGTCCTTGTTAGAATACTGAACATTGAAATCGACCTGACCGAGCTAACGCAGCTGGCGATAGAAACAAGAGAGGGCATGAAGCAAGCTGCGGCCGAGGCTATGGGTGAATACATAGACCACTTCACCGAGCCGATCTGGGAAAGCGGGGAGGAGGAAGAGGAGGAAGAGGAAGAATGA